One region of Thermoanaerobaculia bacterium genomic DNA includes:
- the amrB gene encoding AmmeMemoRadiSam system protein B, producing MVLTGLIISMVLASSGQFREIQDPSGYAFTPEKIHAVIEACEREHPPVVSQGEDPARVVISAHDDHLYSGESIFRSTRGIRARTVLMIGVAHGASRWGIRDRLIFDAFDGWKGPLGTIPVDLDFRDALESSLEEVDFVVSSDHHSEEHSLEALIPFLQAQNPELSIVPILVSPMPWDRMEILAKKLAVATENILKAREWSWGRDFQIVISNDSVHYGDRQWGGKNFAPFGVGIHGLKEAKKRDLDLIKNDLLGPLNASRLKNLLYSLVTEDERLEYRITWCGRFSIPFGLLYSIRLTESMEMSVPVGSLESYTTSVEAGQLDLPEAGLTVSAPANLRHWVGYTSMIYR from the coding sequence ATGGTTCTGACAGGACTGATAATCTCCATGGTTCTCGCATCTTCAGGGCAGTTTCGCGAGATTCAGGACCCTTCAGGGTATGCGTTCACCCCTGAAAAGATCCACGCAGTGATCGAAGCCTGTGAACGGGAGCATCCTCCTGTCGTGAGTCAGGGGGAAGACCCGGCTCGTGTCGTAATAAGCGCACACGATGATCACCTTTACTCCGGGGAGTCTATCTTCCGATCGACAAGAGGTATACGGGCGCGGACGGTTCTGATGATTGGCGTGGCGCACGGAGCTTCTCGATGGGGGATCCGGGATCGTTTGATTTTTGATGCATTTGACGGATGGAAGGGACCTCTTGGCACCATTCCTGTTGACCTGGACTTTCGAGACGCCCTGGAATCCTCTCTGGAGGAGGTGGACTTTGTGGTTTCCAGCGATCACCACTCGGAAGAGCACTCCCTGGAAGCCCTCATTCCCTTTCTTCAGGCTCAGAATCCTGAACTCTCCATCGTGCCGATTCTGGTTTCTCCCATGCCCTGGGATCGCATGGAGATTCTCGCAAAGAAGCTTGCCGTGGCTACGGAGAACATTCTGAAAGCCCGGGAATGGTCATGGGGAAGGGATTTCCAGATTGTGATCTCCAATGATTCGGTCCACTACGGGGATAGACAGTGGGGAGGGAAGAACTTCGCACCCTTTGGTGTGGGCATCCATGGTCTGAAAGAGGCGAAAAAGAGAGATCTGGATCTGATTAAGAACGATCTTCTTGGTCCTCTTAATGCTTCCAGGCTGAAGAATCTTCTGTACAGCCTCGTCACGGAAGATGAAAGGCTTGAATACAGGATTACCTGGTGCGGCCGGTTTTCCATTCCCTTTGGTCTGCTCTATTCAATTCGTCTCACCGAATCGATGGAGATGTCTGTTCCCGTCGGAAGTCTGGAATCCTATACAACCAGCGTGGAGGCCGGCCAGCTCGACCTTCCGGAGGCCGGCCTCACGGTTTCCGCCCCGGCCAATCTGAGGCACTGGGTAGGATACACCTCGATGATCTATCGCTGA
- a CDS encoding J domain-containing protein — MSKDYYKILGVSRKASRNEIKKAYRRLARKYHPDVNPGDKKSEEMFKQISEAYSVLSDSEKRKRYDEAGTEGFSHGAHPGGGEGHVWRTVSPEGGADPADFDFFSRFTGFGDMFSSIFSSERQSGERVSTRTQRGGDTTEEIEIDFGTAVHGGGTFVTLRVQEECTLCGGLGNTGGRLCQQCHGAGILVKSERIRVKIPEGIYDGAMIRIKEKGLPGRAGGLRGDLFVKVKIRSHSYFERRGDDIYANLPVTMAEAYGGAEVTAATIHGRIKLKVPSRTQNGSLIRVRGKGVRNIKTNAYGDHYCRIQVMIPDRESEVAKDLMRRLNEYYIMDIRAGLPDSV; from the coding sequence ATGTCAAAGGATTATTACAAAATCCTGGGAGTATCGCGAAAGGCGTCGAGAAATGAAATCAAGAAGGCGTATCGCCGTCTTGCTCGCAAGTATCATCCCGATGTAAACCCCGGTGACAAAAAATCGGAGGAGATGTTCAAACAGATCTCGGAAGCCTATTCCGTCCTTTCCGATTCAGAAAAACGGAAGCGCTATGATGAGGCCGGTACAGAGGGATTTTCCCATGGAGCCCACCCGGGAGGCGGCGAAGGGCATGTCTGGAGGACGGTTTCACCCGAAGGCGGGGCTGACCCGGCTGACTTTGACTTCTTTTCGAGGTTTACAGGATTTGGTGACATGTTTTCCTCCATCTTTTCATCCGAAAGACAGAGTGGCGAAAGGGTCTCGACCAGGACTCAGCGAGGCGGCGACACCACGGAAGAAATCGAGATCGATTTCGGAACTGCAGTCCATGGCGGCGGTACGTTCGTTACTCTTCGCGTTCAGGAAGAATGCACCCTCTGTGGGGGCCTCGGAAATACCGGTGGAAGGTTGTGCCAGCAATGCCACGGGGCAGGAATTCTCGTTAAGAGCGAACGCATTCGGGTAAAGATTCCTGAGGGGATCTATGACGGTGCCATGATCCGAATCAAGGAGAAGGGACTGCCGGGTCGGGCCGGCGGATTGAGGGGAGATCTCTTTGTAAAGGTGAAAATCCGCTCCCATTCCTACTTTGAGAGACGAGGGGATGACATATATGCGAATCTGCCTGTAACGATGGCGGAAGCCTATGGAGGCGCCGAGGTAACCGCGGCTACGATTCACGGGAGGATCAAGCTCAAAGTGCCGTCCAGAACGCAGAATGGGAGCCTGATCCGTGTCCGCGGAAAAGGGGTGCGAAATATCAAGACCAACGCGTACGGAGACCATTACTGCAGGATCCAGGTGATGATTCCCGACCGGGAATCCGAGGTAGCCAAGGACCTCATGCGGCGGCTGAACGAATATTACATCATGGATATCCGGGCGGGCCTTCCCGATTCGGTCTGA
- a CDS encoding DUF302 domain-containing protein, whose amino-acid sequence MKLVLLFIIGLVAGIAGVFLAIRMLAPGMMLREIKSPMGFDETVEAITQNAQNAGWVVSSIQPLDESIRKNGGGDLKPIRLVNLCNAGHAFEILKEEDNLTLSVMMPCTISVYEKSDGNTYIGTMNAGLMGSLFGGTVARVMGGTVARQQQEFIAFAKH is encoded by the coding sequence ATGAAACTTGTTCTTCTTTTTATCATCGGTCTGGTTGCGGGAATTGCTGGGGTTTTTCTGGCTATCCGGATGCTGGCGCCGGGTATGATGCTCCGGGAAATCAAAAGCCCCATGGGATTCGATGAGACCGTGGAAGCCATTACTCAGAACGCTCAGAATGCAGGCTGGGTTGTCTCCAGTATCCAGCCCCTGGATGAATCCATCCGTAAGAACGGGGGAGGGGACCTCAAGCCGATCCGGCTCGTAAATCTCTGCAATGCCGGGCATGCTTTTGAAATCCTGAAAGAAGAGGATAATCTTACGCTCTCGGTCATGATGCCCTGTACGATCAGTGTCTATGAAAAATCAGATGGAAATACCTATATCGGGACTATGAACGCGGGACTCATGGGTTCGCTGTTCGGCGGTACCGTGGCCAGGGTTATGGGGGGAACGGTCGCCCGGCAGCAGCAGGAATTCATTGCTTTTGCGAAGCACTGA